A stretch of the Strigops habroptila isolate Jane chromosome 15, bStrHab1.2.pri, whole genome shotgun sequence genome encodes the following:
- the LOC115616923 gene encoding kelch-like protein 9, translating into MQLSSRAASRAMLLRSQASTASLASDTYLAKLLDGLSSLRAQSALCDVTLEAEGVCFPAHKIVLASASNYCKILFVGNLTRAGSPDTKIRLKAVSAAGLRNVLNFIYSNKLDLSLQNIEETFKAAETLLVREVIKLCFCFLEGCLNYENCMDVLNIVNKLGPADLRQKAMCYVGQHCKQILADPQRLKDLDQGTLCEILGRTNAEGCSELELFRAAMSWLQHDCTRLKDAAEILRHIRFPLIPLWDLQRCVQEMPLMRLDSGCHRYVQEALNYHSQLYAQPVLQTQSTSLRAGSTVLLVAGGRTTTNHVCREMWAADQSCSSWYKVGDLCMPVYNHCVAIINDFLFVIGGQSKFDPTGKQPSNEVFRFDPRNTSWLQVASMLQRRTRFHADVLSDRIVAVGGGTLLGTLTRTVELYQPADNKWEFTAPFPMPIADHAGTTHKGILYISGGFSGGKTLRDTYSYLPRLRRWICNSAMAFTRCDHGMATVRDKIFCIGGRTLKGVEEWIHVNEMEYYCPGSNQWTTLKLPPFNCCQFSIAAHDATLYLAGGGALQHMQKEDSVFLYNTAGCVWKKASPLPKALVDHASCMIKLPQVNAAGGTGRGTKCFPACRRKKSVFSLFITKEPEFHSASEK; encoded by the exons ATGCAGCTGAGTTCCAGGGCTGCTTCCAGAGCCATGCTGCTGCGCTCGCAGGCCAGCACTGCGAGCCTGGCGTCAGACACCTACCTGGCTAAACTCCTGGACGGGCTCAGCAGCCTTCGCGCGCAGAGTGCACTGTGCGATGTGACGCTGGAGGCAGAAGGGGTTTGCTTTCCAGCCCACAAGATTGTTCTAGCTTCAGCAAGTAATTACTGCAAGATCCTGTTTGTTGGAAACTTGACCAGAGCGGGGAGCCCAGACACTAAAATCCGGCTGAaagctgtcagtgctgctgggctgaggaATGTTCTCAACTTCATTTACTCCAACAAACTAGACCTCTCATTGCAGAATATTGAGGAGACCTTCAAAGCTGCAGAAACCCTCCTTGTTCGGGAGGTGATCAAGCTGTGCTTCTGCTTCCTGGAGGGTTGCTTGAACTATGAGAACTGCATGGATGTTCTTAACATTGTTAACAAACTCGGCCCAGCAGACCTGAGACAGAAAGCCATGTGCTACGTAGGGCAGCATTGCAAACAGATCCTGGCTGATCCGCAGCGCTTGAAAGACCTGGACCAAGGAACCCTTTGTGAAATTTTGGGCAGGACCAACGCAGAGGGATGCAGCGAGCTGGAGCTGTTCAGAGCTGCCAtgagctggctgcagcatgACTGCACACGGCTGAAAGATGCAGCAGAGATTTTAAGGCATATAAGATTCCCTCTCATTCCTTTATGGGATCTGCAGAGATGTGTCCAGGAAATGCCTCTTATGAGGCTGGATTCAGGCTGCCACAGGTACGTGCAGGAGGCTCTGAACTACCACTCCCAGCTGTATGCTCAGCCAGTCCTGCAGACCCAGAGCACGAGCCTCCGTGCTGGTTCCACTGTGCTGCTTGTAGCTGGTGGCAGAACCACGACCAACCACGTGTGCAGAGAGATGTGGGCTGCggaccagagctgcagctcctggtaCAAGGTCGGGGACCTCTGCATGCCAGTGTACAACCACTGTGTTGCCATCATCAATGACTTTCTCTTTGTCATTGGAGGACAGAGCAAATTTGATCCCACTGGAAAGCAACCATCAAATGAG GTTTTCCGATTCGATCCCCGCAacacctcctggctccaggtCGCCAGCATGCTGCAGCGGCGGACACGCTTCCACGCAGATGTGCTGTCTGACCGCATTGTCGCCgtgggtggtgggacactgctGGGGACCCTCACACGCACGGTGGAACTGTACCAGCCTGCTGACAACAAGTGGGAGTTCACAGCTCCCTTCCCCATGCCTATTGCTGATCATGCAGGCACGACCCACAAGGGAATCCTCTACATTTCAG GGGGTTTCTCTGGGGGTAAAACCTTAAGAGACACTTACAGCTACCTCCCTCGCCTCCGACGCTGGATTTGCAATAGTGCCATGGCTTTCACCCGCTGTGATCATGGGATGGCTACAGTCAGGGACAAGATCTTTTGCATTGGAGGAAGGACGCTGAAAGGA GTGGAGGAATGGATTCATGTCAATGAGATGGAGTATTACTGTCCTGGAAGCAACCAGTGGACAACGCTGAAGCTGCCCCCATTCAACTGCTGCCAATTCAGCATCGCAGCCCACGACGCTACACTCTACCTTGCAGGAGGTGGGgccctgcagcacatgcagaaaGAAGACAGTGTTTTCCTGTACAACACAGCGGGGTGTGTGTGGAAGAAAGCCAGTCCCCTGCCTAAAGCTCTGGTGGATCATGCCTCTTGCATGATTAAACTGCCCCAAGTGAATGCAGCCGGTGGGACAGGGAGAGGCACCAAGTGCTTCCCTGcatgcaggaggaagaaatctgttttcagcttGTTCATCACAAAGGAACCAGAGTTCCACTCTGCCTCAGAGAAGTAG